From a single Veillonellales bacterium genomic region:
- a CDS encoding TonB-dependent receptor translates to MRQASRSKKRTTLLCAMISSALILGMTGISQAEEQNDYSFDQVVVTATKTPLEQFEANANISVVTREQIENNHYQNLAEALRDVPGVTVTTYGNSVGFEYSSSIAINGSPQIVVLIDGIRANTNGSDMTVFPVGLVNDMDNIERIEVLKGAASTLYGSDAKGGVINIITRKGDANKTTLTIGGGSYDRENYAMANRGREGDYSWVVTSRKDISGTYANGNGEDIPSHSNSTTNTFKLTKKINSASDVTFSYDRYQGDYTRANSAKDFTLKYGDNDNSDWKFIYNYKFSDNASNQLSFYQNKHKMSDATNTPGSNWFMDMKTKGAQDQFTRKIGDKHTGTFGFDIYQDRIDYHYGKWVAYNDKSITDRAVYLQDEWQMNDKWKFTAGVRNDHHSIYGNHASPSFNLGYKQDDKTNYYIAFKKYFVSPNLDELYDTLYGGNTSLKPETGHTTEGGINHKFDDTFTVSAHMFETSTNDAIAYVGTMAGGQYVNLDHELAHGWDVQLNKKMSPSFTIYANYTNTTYNMSGAATPVMGYSHLPRGLWNIGMDYHRDKYNIGLLGHGNIALPGVLPTNTYWVWDMAVNYKIDKNKKVFVKVNNLFDKYYAVYGSPKNGFYTCPGRNVQAGLQYQF, encoded by the coding sequence TTGAGACAAGCAAGCCGGAGCAAAAAGAGGACAACCCTGCTGTGCGCCATGATCAGCAGTGCACTCATACTTGGCATGACGGGAATTTCCCAGGCGGAGGAGCAGAACGACTATTCTTTTGACCAGGTCGTGGTTACGGCGACAAAAACACCGCTGGAACAGTTTGAAGCGAACGCCAACATATCCGTTGTAACCAGGGAACAAATTGAAAACAATCATTATCAAAATCTGGCGGAAGCACTGCGGGATGTGCCGGGCGTAACTGTTACTACATATGGCAACAGCGTGGGGTTTGAATATTCCAGCAGCATTGCTATTAACGGGTCGCCCCAAATCGTCGTTTTAATTGACGGCATCCGAGCGAATACCAACGGCAGCGATATGACGGTTTTTCCGGTTGGATTAGTGAATGATATGGATAATATTGAAAGGATTGAAGTGCTGAAAGGCGCCGCTTCCACCTTGTACGGTTCCGATGCCAAAGGCGGCGTTATCAATATCATTACCCGCAAAGGCGATGCCAATAAAACAACTTTGACCATTGGCGGCGGCAGTTATGACAGGGAAAATTATGCTATGGCCAACCGGGGAAGGGAAGGCGATTACAGCTGGGTTGTGACCAGCCGGAAAGATATTTCCGGTACTTATGCGAACGGCAATGGGGAGGACATCCCGTCTCATTCCAATTCGACGACGAATACGTTTAAATTAACCAAGAAAATTAATTCAGCTTCCGATGTTACCTTCAGCTATGACCGGTATCAGGGAGATTATACCCGTGCTAATAGTGCCAAGGATTTTACGCTTAAATACGGCGATAATGATAATTCGGATTGGAAATTCATTTATAACTATAAATTTTCCGATAATGCGTCCAATCAGCTGTCATTTTATCAAAACAAGCATAAAATGTCCGATGCGACAAACACTCCCGGTAGCAATTGGTTCATGGATATGAAAACAAAGGGAGCGCAGGATCAGTTTACCAGAAAAATTGGCGACAAACATACCGGAACGTTTGGCTTTGATATTTATCAGGACCGCATTGATTATCACTATGGTAAATGGGTTGCGTATAACGATAAAAGTATTACGGATCGGGCCGTATATTTGCAGGATGAATGGCAGATGAATGACAAGTGGAAATTCACCGCCGGCGTTCGCAATGATCATCATTCCATATATGGCAATCATGCTTCACCCAGTTTCAATTTAGGTTATAAACAGGATGACAAGACGAACTATTATATAGCATTTAAAAAATATTTTGTTTCGCCGAATCTGGACGAATTATATGATACCTTATACGGCGGGAATACCAGTCTCAAACCGGAAACCGGGCATACGACAGAAGGCGGGATCAATCATAAGTTCGACGATACCTTTACCGTATCCGCTCATATGTTTGAAACAAGCACGAATGATGCCATTGCCTACGTTGGCACGATGGCCGGCGGCCAGTATGTGAACCTTGACCATGAACTCGCCCATGGCTGGGATGTACAATTAAATAAAAAAATGTCGCCTTCCTTTACAATATATGCAAACTATACAAATACTACCTATAACATGTCAGGTGCGGCTACTCCTGTAATGGGCTATTCTCACCTGCCAAGAGGTTTGTGGAATATCGGCATGGACTATCACCGGGATAAATATAACATTGGCTTGCTGGGTCATGGCAACATTGCTTTGCCGGGCGTTTTACCCACCAATACATACTGGGTCTGGGATATGGCCGTAAACTACAAAATTGATAAAAATAAAAAAGTTTTTGTCAAAGTCAATAATCTGTTTGACAAATATTATGCGGTTTATGGCAGCCCCAAAAATGGATTTTATACCTGCCCCGGACGCAACGTTCAGGCAGGTTTGCAATATCAATTTTAA
- a CDS encoding nitrogenase component 1 — translation MVKSKRPLVAIKNGCSCSMPGVWRAVAHSRGAAVIFHSPRACGHVTRDMGLSGHYRAVARREFVPRQYRAPLITSNLAEEHAIFGGTEQLQNCIEHVVGQYHPAYIVIANSCVAGVIGDDVQTVAQAAEKKWKLPVLSVPCCGFLDGGEYHAGFYYTGRELVQRFMTRQPRREGTVTLLGDRGGPNSFDVQEMKRLLQCFNLQVRFQFPGYVSAEELGQIPSSAMNLLMGGRPESYSWLRKLAVDMEAKTNVPFLDRDHPAGWQDTRLWLRQLGEFLDREAEALLVEREQEQRLNRQLCQLRPVLRNVRTVLCIGRSLLHFQPGWVLEMLELSGTALEGIILLSGLTDTQRQEMRQVLKQYTDRPVVEQQAGDELLEQAELVVTTHELEDDSRRQLFLPILPPVGVGGITAVLRKCVRLATRCGQRGGIVYG, via the coding sequence ATGGTGAAGAGTAAACGGCCCCTGGTCGCAATCAAGAACGGCTGCAGCTGCAGCATGCCCGGCGTTTGGCGGGCGGTGGCTCACAGCCGGGGGGCCGCGGTGATCTTTCACAGCCCCAGAGCCTGTGGTCATGTGACCCGGGATATGGGATTAAGCGGTCATTATCGCGCCGTGGCCCGGCGGGAATTTGTTCCCCGGCAGTATAGAGCGCCTTTGATTACCAGCAATTTGGCGGAAGAGCATGCTATCTTCGGCGGTACGGAACAATTGCAGAATTGCATTGAGCATGTTGTCGGGCAGTATCACCCCGCGTATATTGTGATTGCCAATTCCTGTGTAGCCGGTGTGATCGGCGACGATGTGCAGACTGTGGCTCAGGCGGCGGAGAAGAAATGGAAGCTGCCGGTTTTATCGGTCCCCTGCTGCGGCTTTTTAGACGGCGGCGAGTATCACGCCGGGTTTTATTATACCGGGCGGGAACTTGTACAGCGGTTTATGACCCGCCAGCCCAGGCGGGAGGGCACGGTAACATTGCTGGGCGATCGGGGCGGTCCCAACAGTTTCGATGTACAGGAAATGAAGCGGCTGCTCCAGTGCTTTAACCTGCAGGTCAGGTTTCAGTTTCCCGGCTATGTTTCCGCCGAAGAATTGGGGCAGATCCCTTCCTCCGCTATGAACCTGCTGATGGGAGGCAGGCCGGAATCCTATTCCTGGCTGCGCAAACTGGCGGTGGATATGGAAGCGAAGACGAACGTGCCTTTTTTGGACAGGGATCATCCGGCCGGCTGGCAGGATACCCGGCTGTGGTTGAGACAACTGGGAGAATTTTTAGACCGGGAAGCGGAAGCCTTGCTGGTGGAACGGGAACAGGAACAGCGCCTGAATCGGCAGCTCTGCCAGCTGCGGCCGGTGCTGCGGAACGTACGGACTGTACTGTGCATCGGACGTTCCCTGCTTCATTTTCAACCGGGCTGGGTGCTTGAAATGCTGGAGCTTTCCGGAACGGCACTGGAAGGAATTATTTTGCTGTCAGGTTTAACGGATACCCAGCGGCAAGAAATGCGTCAGGTATTGAAACAATATACGGACCGGCCGGTAGTGGAACAGCAGGCTGGCGACGAACTGCTGGAACAGGCAGAGCTGGTGGTTACGACCCATGAACTGGAGGATGACAGCAGACGGCAGCTTTTTTTGCCCATTCTGCCGCCGGTGGGGGTTGGCGGCATCACTGCCGTGCTGCGTAAATGCGTCCGGCTGGCGACGCGTTGCGGGCAGCGGGGAGGTATTGTATATGGGTAA
- a CDS encoding nitrogenase iron protein NifH, translating into MKKIAFYGKGGIGKSTTAANVSAALAETGHKVCQIGCDPKNDSTRLLLGKICSQTVLDMVRQHGDGVTTEQIVHSGFAGVKCVEAGGPEPGVGCAGRGIIVALEKLKALKAISDDHMILYDVLGDVVCGGFAVPIREGYASDIYIVSSGEMMSLYAANNIAKGIAKFAGRGKVRLGGIIGNSRNVVREQELLRAFAVKLNTRLLTFIPRDQMVHQAEIHHQTVIEWAGQSPQAEVYRNLADLILANKQLTIPTPVAFAELEELVLAYGEE; encoded by the coding sequence ATGAAAAAAATTGCATTTTACGGAAAAGGCGGTATCGGGAAATCGACAACAGCGGCCAATGTGTCGGCTGCCCTGGCGGAAACAGGACATAAGGTTTGCCAGATCGGCTGCGATCCGAAAAACGATTCCACTCGGCTGCTGCTGGGAAAGATCTGTTCCCAGACGGTGCTGGATATGGTCAGGCAGCACGGGGATGGGGTAACGACAGAGCAAATCGTACATAGCGGCTTTGCCGGGGTAAAATGTGTGGAAGCCGGCGGGCCGGAGCCGGGAGTCGGCTGCGCCGGACGGGGAATCATCGTTGCCCTGGAGAAACTGAAAGCGCTAAAAGCGATCAGCGATGATCATATGATTTTATATGACGTCCTGGGGGACGTAGTCTGCGGCGGTTTTGCCGTTCCCATCCGGGAAGGCTATGCCAGCGACATCTATATCGTGTCTTCCGGCGAGATGATGTCCTTATACGCCGCCAATAACATTGCCAAGGGGATTGCGAAATTCGCCGGCCGGGGGAAAGTGCGCCTTGGCGGCATCATCGGCAACAGCCGGAATGTCGTCAGGGAACAGGAACTGCTCCGGGCTTTTGCGGTGAAACTGAATACGCGGCTGCTTACCTTTATTCCCCGGGATCAAATGGTTCATCAGGCGGAGATCCATCACCAGACGGTGATTGAATGGGCGGGGCAGTCGCCCCAGGCGGAAGTGTACCGGAATCTGGCGGATCTGATTCTGGCGAATAAGCAGCTGACGATACCGACGCCGGTAGCGTTTGCCGAGCTGGAAGAGCTGGTGCTGGCATATGGTGAAGAGTAA